A section of the Campylobacter porcelli genome encodes:
- a CDS encoding AMIN domain-containing protein gives MKKIILIASCAIALLARENPFVPDDINVTTLDSTNVSENAPKLDRVIAKFPSDARELVSATFSYKSIDGSIKQKIVDINASFDWHDDIIISSQSPVTTQATPALDVSVTTTDEQTKQAVAKQAAPKPLSVSPKIEPPLKSVSFMDFIKFDIFNSKIEIISSDEMIRDFIINKPDKIVMDFSRSSDFTTKTIKIDKGPLKKATIGAHKGYYRVVLFLDGNYYYAIRQSGNGYTLTLR, from the coding sequence ATGAAAAAAATTATATTAATAGCAAGTTGTGCTATAGCTTTATTAGCTAGAGAAAATCCGTTTGTTCCTGATGATATTAATGTTACTACGCTAGACTCAACAAATGTTAGCGAAAATGCTCCAAAACTAGATAGAGTAATTGCTAAATTCCCAAGCGATGCTAGGGAGCTAGTGAGTGCGACTTTTAGCTATAAATCTATAGATGGTAGCATTAAGCAAAAAATAGTTGATATTAATGCGAGTTTTGACTGGCATGATGATATAATCATCTCATCGCAATCGCCAGTAACTACTCAGGCTACCCCAGCCCTTGATGTGTCTGTAACTACTACTGATGAGCAGACCAAACAAGCTGTGGCTAAACAAGCAGCACCAAAGCCACTTAGCGTTTCGCCAAAGATAGAGCCACCGCTAAAAAGCGTTTCGTTTATGGATTTTATCAAATTTGATATTTTCAACTCAAAAATTGAGATTATTAGCAGTGATGAGATGATAAGGGATTTTATCATTAATAAGCCTGATAAAATCGTTATGGATTTTAGCAGAAGTAGCGATTTTACCACAAAAACTATAAAAATCGACAAAGGCCCACTAAAAAAAGCCACAATAGGAGCCCACAAGGGATATTATAGGGTTGTTCTGTTTTTAGATGGTAATTACTATTATGCCATAAGACAAAGTGGCAATGGATATACTTTGACACTTAGATAA
- a CDS encoding ribonuclease HII — translation MVNICGVDEAGRGALAGELVVCGCAFNGDTSELGLKDSKKLTPKARKKIYLNLVEKCEFITIYFNNKIIDEIGLSNCLRQALMVIKFHFKDHKIIYDGNCDYGIKGITTIVKADAKVPEVSAASIIAKVSRDMQMRSFDYLYPNFGYAKHKGYGVKAHIEALRKYGSNELTRLSFKPKALQSSLFGDKI, via the coding sequence ATGGTTAATATTTGCGGTGTTGATGAGGCTGGTAGGGGTGCTTTAGCTGGTGAGTTAGTGGTTTGTGGGTGTGCTTTTAATGGCGATACAAGTGAGCTTGGCTTAAAAGATTCTAAGAAGCTAACTCCTAAAGCAAGGAAGAAAATATATCTAAATTTGGTTGAAAAATGCGAATTTATAACCATATATTTTAACAATAAAATTATAGATGAAATAGGGCTTAGCAATTGTTTAAGACAAGCGTTAATGGTGATTAAATTTCACTTTAAAGATCACAAGATAATCTATGATGGGAATTGTGATTACGGGATTAAAGGGATTACAACCATAGTCAAAGCAGATGCGAAGGTGCCCGAAGTTAGTGCTGCTAGTATCATTGCTAAGGTTAGTAGAGATATGCAAATGCGATCTTTTGATTATTTATATCCAAATTTTGGCTATGCTAAGCATAAGGGTTATGGGGTCAAGGCTCATATAGAAGCACTTAGAAAATATGGCTCAAATGAATTGACTAGACTAAGCTTTAAGCCAAAAGCCCTTCAAAGCTCTCTTTTTGGAGATAAAATTTGA
- the eno gene encoding phosphopyruvate hydratase, protein MPVIKEVKAIEVLDSRGNPTIKAFVTLCDGSTGSAVVPSGASTGKREALELRDGGEAYGGKGVLKAIKNVNSMIAEELCGKDALNQKAIDDALIALDGTDNFSKIGANAALGVSMAVARAAANSSKLPLYRYLGGANASILPVPMFNIINGGAHANNSVDFQEFMIMPFGFSSFSDALRAAAEIYQTLKKLLNDVGHSTAVGDEGGFAPNLKDNEEPLELIIQAILKAGYKPNEQIKLALDVAASELYDGKVYKLEGKEFTSQEMVDKYEKLCQKYPIFSIEDGLSEDDWEGWKLLTDRLGDRVQLVGDDLFVTNEKILKEGIIKGIANAVLIKPNQIGTVSQTMQTVRLAQRNGYRCIMSHRSGESEDSFIADFAVALNTGQIKTGATSRSERNAKYNRLLEIGCETREYVGDGI, encoded by the coding sequence ATGCCAGTAATTAAAGAAGTAAAAGCTATAGAAGTTTTAGATAGTCGTGGAAATCCTACGATTAAAGCCTTTGTAACGCTATGCGATGGAAGCACAGGCTCAGCAGTAGTCCCAAGTGGTGCTAGCACAGGTAAAAGGGAGGCCTTAGAGCTTAGAGATGGCGGAGAAGCATATGGTGGTAAGGGTGTTTTAAAGGCTATTAAAAATGTAAATTCAATGATAGCAGAAGAGCTTTGTGGTAAGGATGCGTTAAATCAAAAGGCGATTGATGATGCTCTGATCGCACTAGATGGCACTGATAATTTTAGTAAAATCGGTGCTAACGCAGCTCTTGGCGTATCCATGGCAGTAGCTAGAGCGGCGGCAAATTCAAGCAAACTTCCGCTATATAGGTATCTTGGTGGGGCTAATGCTTCTATTCTTCCTGTGCCGATGTTTAATATCATAAATGGTGGAGCTCATGCTAATAATAGCGTGGATTTTCAAGAATTTATGATTATGCCATTTGGATTTTCTAGCTTTAGCGATGCGCTTAGGGCAGCAGCTGAGATATACCAAACTCTAAAAAAGCTATTAAATGATGTAGGCCATAGCACGGCTGTTGGCGATGAGGGCGGATTTGCTCCAAATTTAAAAGATAATGAAGAGCCACTAGAGCTAATAATACAAGCTATATTAAAAGCTGGATATAAACCAAATGAGCAGATAAAACTAGCTTTAGATGTCGCAGCTAGTGAGCTATATGATGGCAAGGTTTATAAGCTTGAAGGCAAGGAATTTACAAGTCAAGAGATGGTGGATAAATACGAAAAATTGTGCCAAAAATATCCGATATTTTCAATCGAAGATGGACTTAGCGAAGATGATTGGGAGGGCTGGAAGCTACTAACTGATAGACTTGGAGATAGAGTTCAGCTTGTTGGTGATGATCTATTTGTAACAAATGAGAAAATTCTAAAAGAGGGAATTATAAAAGGCATAGCAAATGCAGTGCTTATAAAACCAAATCAGATTGGCACAGTAAGCCAAACTATGCAAACAGTGCGTCTAGCTCAAAGAAATGGCTATAGATGTATAATGAGCCATAGAAGTGGCGAGAGTGAAGATAGCTTTATAGCTGATTTTGCTGTGGCGTTAAATACAGGTCAGATCAAAACAGGCGCAACAAGTAGAAGCGAGAGAAATGCAAAATATAATCGCCTACTTGAGATTGGGTGCGAAACAAGAGAGTATGTAGGTGATGGGATTTGA
- a CDS encoding ATP-binding protein: MSILEFLYQNPPKSREFLERKIKIESPKTLLKGVNGSGKSSLILNHLSKFEKFLYIDLDDVRSFGVEQNLDEFIKANGINAVAIENVKEPPILPNCDNIIVSTDLNSLHIDGLDELEIFGLDYEEFILFYRKNYDAKTLFSHFLNRGNLAFSPFLSEFEIGAFLQKHIKASKGELNAKILANIANYIHQPLNIFKIYKSLKSHMKLSKDKLYQNILDLKDQNIIKTIYNIDENSNLKRVYFSDFALKTALNLHKDPKAIIANMVFCELLKLKKEIKYSNYLDFIIPDMNLGILVLPFLPFELAVLKAKKLSNYCNELGLKRVDIISNSQSQIVKFDKITYNIMPFWQWAVWLH, encoded by the coding sequence TTGAGTATTTTAGAGTTTTTGTATCAAAATCCGCCAAAATCAAGAGAGTTTTTAGAGCGAAAAATCAAAATCGAAAGCCCAAAAACCCTATTAAAAGGCGTTAATGGTAGCGGAAAAAGCTCACTTATTTTAAACCATTTAAGCAAATTTGAGAAGTTTTTGTATATCGATCTTGATGATGTAAGAAGCTTTGGCGTGGAGCAAAATCTTGATGAGTTTATTAAGGCTAATGGCATAAATGCAGTAGCGATTGAAAATGTAAAAGAGCCACCTATCTTGCCAAATTGCGATAATATTATTGTCTCTACTGATTTAAACTCACTTCATATAGATGGGCTTGATGAGCTTGAGATATTTGGGTTAGATTATGAAGAATTCATACTATTTTATCGTAAAAATTATGATGCTAAAACGCTTTTTAGCCACTTTTTAAATCGTGGAAATCTAGCTTTTAGTCCATTTTTAAGCGAATTTGAGATTGGAGCGTTTTTACAAAAGCATATAAAAGCCTCAAAAGGGGAGTTGAATGCCAAAATCTTAGCAAATATAGCTAATTACATACATCAGCCACTAAATATATTTAAAATTTATAAATCCTTAAAATCGCATATGAAGCTTAGCAAGGATAAGCTGTATCAAAATATTTTAGATCTTAAAGATCAAAATATTATAAAAACTATTTATAATATAGATGAAAATAGTAATTTAAAAAGGGTGTATTTTAGCGATTTTGCGTTAAAGACGGCGTTAAATTTACATAAAGATCCTAAGGCGATAATAGCAAATATGGTATTTTGCGAACTCTTAAAGCTAAAAAAAGAGATAAAATATAGCAATTATCTTGATTTTATCATTCCAGATATGAATTTGGGGATTTTGGTTTTGCCGTTTTTACCGTTTGAGCTTGCAGTTTTAAAAGCTAAAAAGCTAAGTAATTATTGTAATGAGCTTGGGCTAAAAAGGGTAGATATAATATCAAATTCGCAAAGTCAGATTGTGAAATTTGATAAAATCACATACAATATAATGCCGTTTTGGCAGTGGGCTGTGTGGCTACATTAG